ATACAAAGCGTTTTGTCCGCTGCTTCTGGGGACTTGACAAAAACTTAGCTTATGCCAGACATTTCCCTGCTATTCAGTGGCTGACAAGCTACTCTGAATACTTAATGGATTTATCTCAATGGTATTCTGACAATGTAGATAAAAAATTTATTGACTATAGAAACCGCCTTGTCTTCCTGCTGACCCAGGAAAGCAATCTGATGGAAATTGTAAAGCTGATTGGCAGCGACGTGCTTCCTGACGATCAAAAGCTGATTTTGGAAATCGCCAAAGTAATCCGCGTCGGCTTTCTTCAGCAAAACGCCTTCCATCCGGACGACACCTGCGTTCCCATGAAAAAGCAATTTCAGATGATGGATATTATCCTTTATCTTTACAAAAAATCCAGAGCTTTAATTTCCATGGGAATGCCTATGTCAGTTTTAAAGGAGGATCCAATCTTTGACAAAGTAATTTCCATAAAATACGACATTCCCAACAACAAGCCGGAAATGTTTGACCACTATAAAAAAATGATAGACCAGTTCTACGATAATGTCGTAGAGCGGAATGGTTAAGGAGGTGCTTCCATGGCAATCGAATATTTAGGACTAAGCCAGATCAACGGTCCTCTGGTGGTTTTGGAAGGCGTCCAGAACGCTGCTTTTGACGAGATTGTAGAAATGACTGTAAACGGCAATGAGCATCGCCTGGGCCGTGTAATTGAAATTTATAATAATAAAGCCATTATCCAGGTTTACGAGGGGACGGAGGGCATGGCTCTGCGCAATACTCACACCCGTTTAACAGGGCATCCTATGGAAATCGGAGTGTCAGAATCCATGCTGGGCCGTACCTTTAACGGCATCGGCATTCCTATTGACGGCTTGGGAGATATAGACGCTGACAAAATGCTGGATGTAAACGGAAAGCCTTTAAATCCTGTAACCAGAGAGTATCCCAGAAACTATATCCGCACCGGCCTTTCCGCCATAGACGGGCTGACTACCTTAATCCGCGGACAAAAGCTTCCTATTTTCTCCGGAAACGGTCTTCCCCATGACCAATTAGCTGCCCAGATTGTTCAGCAGGCCTCCCTTGGAGACGATACAGACGAGAAATTTGCTATTGTGTTTGCCGCCATGGGCGTTAAATACGACGTAGCTGACTTCTTCCGCCGCACTTTTGAGGAAAGCGGAGTTTCTGACCATGTGGCAATGTTTATTAATCTGGCCAACGACCCTGTGGTGGAAAGGCTGATTACCCCCAAAGTGGCCCTCACTTTAGCTGAATATCTGGCTTTTGAGAGAGGTATGCACATTCTGGTTATTTTAACCGATATGACCTCATTTGCCGAGGCAATGAGGGAGGTTTCCTCCTCCAAAGGAGAAATTCCTTCCCGAAAAGGCTTTCCCGGCTATTTGTACAGCGAGCTGGCCACTATTTATGAGCGGGCCGGTATTGTAAAAGGCAGTAAGGGCTCTGTAACCCAGATTCCAATACTGACTATGCCAAATGATGATATTACTCATCCTATCCCTGATTTAACAGGCTACATTACAGAAGGACAGATTGTGCTGGACCGTCTTCTCCAGGGTCAATCTGTATACCCGCCGATTAACGTACTGCCTTCCCTGTCCCGTCTGATGAAGGACGGTATCGGCAAAGGTTTTACAAGAGAAGACCATCAGGACGTGGCGAATCAGCTGTTTTCCTGTTACGCCAAGGTGGGGGACGCCAGAGCCCTTGCCTCTGTAATCGGCGAGGACGAGCTTTCTCCTATTGATAAAAAATATTTGGAATTCGGGCAGGCGTTTGAGCATCAATTTGTAGGCCAGGATCTGCAGGAAAACAGAACGATTCTGGAAACCCTTAATATTGGCTGGAAGCTCCTTGGAATGCTTCCCAGAAAAGAGCTGGACCGTATTGACACAAAGATTTTAGATCAATATTATCAGCCTGCTGACAGGGACTGATAAATAAGGAGGGATTTTATGAATCTGAATTCATTTCCCACAAAAGGCAATCTGATTCTGGCAAAAAATTCTCTGGCTTTGGCCCGCCAGGGCTATGGCCTTATGGACAAGAAAAGAAACATTCTGCTGCGGGAATTAATGGGCCTGATTGATGAGGCAAAAAATATTCAGTCTGAAATAGACTCTACCTTTACAGCCGCTTATCAGGCTCTTCAAATAGCTAATATTGAACTGGGCATCAACTATGTGCAGGAAATCAGCTCTTCTGTACCTGTGGAAAACGGAATCCGTATTAAAGTGCGCAGTATTATGGGCACGGAGATCCCTTTAGTAGAACACCAGGAGGCGCCTTTAAATCCTGCCTACGCTTATTACAGCACTAGGGAATCTTTAGACGAGGCCAGAGCCAATTTTGAAAAGGTAAAGGAGC
The window above is part of the Lachnoclostridium edouardi genome. Proteins encoded here:
- a CDS encoding V-type ATP synthase subunit D; this encodes MNLNSFPTKGNLILAKNSLALARQGYGLMDKKRNILLRELMGLIDEAKNIQSEIDSTFTAAYQALQIANIELGINYVQEISSSVPVENGIRIKVRSIMGTEIPLVEHQEAPLNPAYAYYSTRESLDEARANFEKVKELTIKLSMIENSAYRLANNIKKTQKRANALKNITIPTYEELSRNITNALEEKEREEFTRLKVIKQTKQK
- a CDS encoding V-type ATP synthase subunit B, which encodes MAIEYLGLSQINGPLVVLEGVQNAAFDEIVEMTVNGNEHRLGRVIEIYNNKAIIQVYEGTEGMALRNTHTRLTGHPMEIGVSESMLGRTFNGIGIPIDGLGDIDADKMLDVNGKPLNPVTREYPRNYIRTGLSAIDGLTTLIRGQKLPIFSGNGLPHDQLAAQIVQQASLGDDTDEKFAIVFAAMGVKYDVADFFRRTFEESGVSDHVAMFINLANDPVVERLITPKVALTLAEYLAFERGMHILVILTDMTSFAEAMREVSSSKGEIPSRKGFPGYLYSELATIYERAGIVKGSKGSVTQIPILTMPNDDITHPIPDLTGYITEGQIVLDRLLQGQSVYPPINVLPSLSRLMKDGIGKGFTREDHQDVANQLFSCYAKVGDARALASVIGEDELSPIDKKYLEFGQAFEHQFVGQDLQENRTILETLNIGWKLLGMLPRKELDRIDTKILDQYYQPADRD